A segment of the Streptomyces sp. NBC_01235 genome:
TCGCCATCAGGAACGCGGTGCCGAAGAAGGGGTAGCGCCAGCTCGCGTCGCCGAGCAGCGCGCCCAGCAGCGGGCCGCAGGCCATGCCGAGGCCGAGGGCGGACTCGTACAGCAGGATGGCGGCCGCGCTGCCTCCCGCCCGTCGCCCGCCACCACCCCGGCCGGAATCGCTTCGCGATGCCCCAATTGGATTCGCCGTGCCGACGATCACCGCGAGGGCGGTGGAGACGAAGAGCGCGTTGCCGAGCCCCCAGCCCGCCCGGAAGCCCACCAGCTCGGCGACCGAGCCCGAGGTGCCGGCCAGGCCCGCGAAGACCACGACGAGCGCGAGGCCGAGCAGCAGCGTCCGGCGGCCGCCGATGCGGCTGGAGACGAAGCCGGTGACCAGCATCGCGAAGGCGGTGATCAGGAAGTACGAGGTGAAGAGCAGGGAGACCTGGCCGGCCGTGGCGTCCAGGCCCTGGGCGATGGACGGCAGGATCGGGTCGACGAGGCCGATGCCCATGAAGGCGACGACGGACGCGCCGGCCGTGGCCCACACCGCCTTCGGCTGCCGCAGGATGCTCCCGGCTCCCGCATCGAATGGGTCCATGGTTCCCCTCACCCCTCTGGAGATGGTTGGCGGTCGGTCGGCACCGAAGATGGTTGGTGTATGCACATAGTAAGTTAGCTCAGCTAATTAATGCAAGCTACATGTAAATATCGCTCGTTCAACTGGTTCCGCCCGGACGGGTGATCGTCCTTGACGTGGGCGGGCTCGGGTAGGACCGTGGGGCCCTATGAGGGGCGAACCCAGTTGCCCGAAGTGTGGTGGCCGGGTCAGGGCTCCCGGACTCTTCTCCGACTCCTGGCAGTGCGATGTGCACGGGACGGTGCATCCGCTGCAGCCCGTGATCCCGCCCAGCGTCGAGGCCCTCAGTGTCGTCGTGCATCGCACGCAGGTGCCGGTGTGGATGCCGTGGCCGCTGCCGGTCGGCTGGCTCTTCACGGGCGTGACGTACGCGGGTGACGACCGCAGTGGGGGTCGCGCCACCGTCGTGGCCTGCTCCGGACCGGGCCCGCTCGGCGGCATGGGCGAGCTGATCCTGGTCGCCGAGGAGCTGGGCGTCGGGCTCGGCGCGCGGTATGCCGGTGTCGACGGGCCGGACCCGGGTCCGTACATGAGCGTCGAGAAACCCCCGCAGGCGAAGGTGCTGGCCGGGGGTCGGCCGACGCCGCTGTGGCATGTGTCCGCCACCCCGGACGACCGCGCGGTGTTCGCGGGGGAGGCGCGGGGGCTGTGGCTGTGGGCCGTCGTGTGGCCCGAGCAGTCGGGGCTGCTGATGTACGACGAGCTGGTGCTGACGGATCTGCGGGACGCGGGGGCCGAGGTGGAGCTGGTGCCGTGCGGGGCGCTGTCGCCGCGGCTGCTCAAGCCGTAGCGGCCTGCCTGTAGGGGGCGCATCCTGCTTTCGGGTATGACAGGAGCGGTGTGATTACCGGCTATGCTGGAGCGTCCCCATCCGTCCCGTCAGCGTCTGGAGCCTGCTCGTGCGTATCGATCTGCACTGTCACTCCACGGCCTCCGACGGTACGGACACGCCGGCCGAGCTGGTGCGCAACGCGGCCGCCGCCGGTCTGGACGTCGTCGCGCTGACCGATCACGACACCACCCGCGGATGCGCCGAGGCCGTTGCCGCCCTGCCGCAGGGGCTCACCCTGGTCACCGGCGCCGAGCTGTCCTGTCGTATCGACGGCATCAGCATGCACATGCTGGCCTATCTGTTCGACCCCGAGGAGCCCGCCCTGCTCGCCGAGCGCGAACTGGTGCGTGACGACCGGGTGCCGCGGGCGCGCGGGATGGTCGCCAGGCTCAACGAGCTGGGCGTGCCCGTCACCTGGGAGCAGGTCGCGCGGATCGCGGGGGAGGGGTCCGTCGGGCGGCCGCATGTCGCCACCGCCCTGGTCGAGCTGGGCGTCGTGCCGACCGTGAGCGACGCGTTCACCGAGGACTGGCTGGCCGACGGTGGCCGGGCCTACGTCGAGAAGCACGAGACCGACCCCTTCGAGGCGATCCGGCTGGTCAAGGGCGCGGGCGGGGTCACCGTCTTCGCGCACCCCGGCGCCGACAAGCGGGGGCGCACGGTGCCGGAGTCGGCGATCGCCGAGCTGGCCGCGGCCGGCCTCGACGGCATCGAGGTCGACCACATGGACCACGGCGCGGACACGCGGGCGCGGCTGCGCGGACTGGCCGCCGATCTGGGGCTGCTGGTCACCGGCTCGTCGGACTACCACGGCAGCCGCAAGACGTGCGTGCTCGGCGAGTACACGACCGACCCCGAGGTGTACGGGGAGATCACCCGACGGGCGACGGGGGCGTTCCCGGTGCCGGGGACCGGCGGGGCCTGACGCCCGCCCTCGCACCTCCACTCACCCTCTTTCACGCAAGGCCTCTGCACTGATGTTCGACGTCGCCGTTTTCGGTTCCCTCTTCCTCACCCTTTTTGTCATCATGGATCCCCCCGGGATCACCCCGATCTTCCTCGCGCTGACCGCCGGCCGGCCCGGCAAGGTGCAGAAGCGGATGGCCTTCCAGGCGGTCTGTGTGGCCGGCGGTGTGATCGCCGTCTTCGGGCTGCTGGGTCATCAGATCCTCGACTACCTGCATGTCTCCGTGCCCGCGCTGATGATCGCGGGCGGGCTGCTGCTCCTGCTGATCGCGCTCGACCTGCTCACCGGCAAGACCGACGAGCCGAAGCAGACCAAGGACGTCAACGTCGCGCTCGTCCCGCTGGGCATGCCGCTGCTGGCCGGCCCGGGTGCGATCGTGTCCGTCATCCTCGCCGTGCAGAAGGCCGACGGCGTGGCCTCGCAGGTGTCGGTCTGGACGGCGATCCTCGCCATCCATGTCGTGCTGTGGCTGGTGATGCGGTACTCGCTGCTGATCATCCGGGTCATCAAGGACGGCGGTGTGGTCCTGGTGACGCGGCTCGCGGGCATGATGCTCTCCGCGATCGCCGTGCAGCAGATCATCAACGGGGTCACGCAGGTCGTCCGGGCGAGCTGAGCCGGCATGGCAGGCCGTGGCATGCGCAGAGCCCCCCACGGCATTGCCGTGGGGGGCTCTGAAACCTGTGTGTCAGGACCCGTGTTACGAGGCCGAGGTGTCGGCCGGACGGATCCACAGCCGCTGCCCGATGGCGGCGGCCTGCTGAACGATCCGGTTGACGGAGGCGGCGTCCACGACGGTGCTGTCCACGGGCGTGCCGTCGACGTCGTCGAGTCGCATGATTTCGAAGCGCATTGCTTCTCCCTTCGTCTGGTCATCCTCCCGAGGAGGATTGCTGCGTACGTGATGAGTCAACGCGGTGCGTGTTACAAACATTCCCTACGCTAAAGAAATTTTTCGAACGGCTAACTACTAACTGGTAAGTGTGTTTGCGGAGACTGAACGGGACCGGTTGTGTTCGCAGCGTGACCACCGGGACAATGGAGGCGATGAACGACGACCTCCCGGCCCTCGCCGCCCGTATCGACCGCACGAACGAGCTGCTGACACGCATGCTCGCCGAGGTGGCCAAGACGCCCTCGACCCACGCGATCTTCGTCGACGCGGGGTACCTGTACGCGGCCGCGGGGCGCCTGGTGGCCGGGACCGAGGACCGCCGCGCCTTCGACCTCGACGCCGAGGGCCTGATCGAAGCGCTCATCGACCGCGCCCGTTCGATCTTCGCCGACAGCCGGCTGCTGCGCGTCTACTGGTACGACGGCGCCCGGCGCCGCATCCACACCGCCGAGCAGCAGTCCATCGCCGAACTGCCGGACGTGAAGGTGCGGTTGGGCAACCTGAACGCCAACAACCAGCAAAAGGGCGTCGACTCGCTGATCCGGACGGACCTGGAGTCACTGGCCAGGCACCGGGCCATCAGCGACGCGGCCCTGCTCGGCGGCGACGAGGACCTGGTCTCGGCGGTGGAGGCCGCGCAGGGGTACGGCGCCCGCGTCCACCTCTGGGGCATCGAGGCGCCGGAGGGCCGCAACCAGGCCGAGCCGCTGCTCTGGGAGGTCGACAGTCAGCGCACCCTCGACCTCGACTTCTTCAAGCCGTACGTCGCACGGCGCACCGCCCCGACCTACGAGACGACCAGCGCGAGCCGGCCCACCCGCGAGGCCGTCCGCTTCGCCGGCGCGCAGATCGCGGCGAAGTGGCTCGCCGCGCGGGGCAGGGAGGCGCTGGCGGAGCTGCTGCCGGGCCATCCCTACCTCCCCGGCTCCGTCGACCAGGACCTCCTCGTCGAGGCCGAGGGCATCCTGCAGTACTCCCTGCGCGGCCAGGCGGACCTGAGACGCGTGCTGCGGGACGGCTTCTGGGAGCACGTGCAGACGCAGTACTAGGGCGTGTACCGAAAGTGGATCTTGAACGTGAGGTGATCTTGGTTCGCGGCGCGTGGAGATCTGACGAACGCGCGATGGGCGGTGCTGGAACCGCTGTTGCCGAAGGGCAAGAAACCCGGACGGCCGCCGACGTGGGCCGGGCGGCAGCTGGCCGACGGCATACGGTTCCGGGTTCGCACCGGCATCCCGTGGCGGGACCTCCCTGCCGAGTACGGGCCGTGGGGCCGGGTGGATGACCTGTTCCGCCGGTGGCGGCGGGACGGCACCTGGCAACGGATCTTCACCGCCCTCCAGGCCCGGGCCGACGCGAAAGAGCTGATCACCTGGGACGTCAACGTCGACTCCACGGTGTGCCGGGCCCACCGGCACGCCGCCGGCGCGAGGGAAGAGGGGAGCTGCAGAAGGAGCCGCCCGGCGGCGTCGGCGACGAGCCGGACGACCACGGGCTCGGGCGCTCGCGCGGTGGCCTGACCACCAAGCCGCACCTGGCGGTCGAACAGGGCCGGAAGCCCATGTTCATCGTGATCACGGCCGGGCGGCGGGGCGATTCCCCGCAGTTCGAGCCCGTCCTGAACAAGGTCCGTGTCCCGCGTCTCGGGCCGGGCAGGCCGCGCACCCGGCCCGATCGGCGTGCAGACGAGGCGTACGCCTCCCGGAGGAACCGTGCTCACCTGCGGCGGCGCGGGATCCGCTGCACGATCCCGGACAGGCCGACCAGGCCCGCAACCGCAAGAAACGCGGTCCGCGCGGCGTCCGGCCGCCGCAGTTCGACCCGCACGACTACAAGGCTCGGCACGCGGTCGAGTGCGGCATCAATCGCCTCAAAAGGCACCGGGCCGTGGCTACGAGGTACGACGAGCTCGCGGTCCGCTACGAGGCCACCGCCCTCGTCGCAGCCATCAACGAATGGTTGTGAACGGCCGTGCTGCGGCGGCGCATGGGCCTCTTCGAAGCGAAGCGTTCTGCTGTCGGCCAAGGCTGTCGCGGCTGCGATGGCATGGGCGACAGGATCGTCACATGCAGCCGATCTTCGTTCTCGTGCACAGTCCGTCCGTGGGTCCCTCGACCTGGCGCCCAGTGGCCGAACACCTGACGGCGGCGGGATACCAGGTACGGGTGCCGTCCCTGCTGCACATAGGCGCCGGCGCCCCACCCTTCTGGCCCCGCATCGTCGACGCCGTCCGCGACGACCTCCGGCAGGTCTCGGCCGGCAGCCCCGTCACGTTGGTGGCGCACAGCAACGCAGGCTTGTTTCTCCCAGTGATTCGCGCGGGCCTCGACCATCCGGTGACCAGCTCGATCTTCGTCGATGCCGCGCTGCCGGCCCGGATCGGACCGACCTCTGTCGCGTCACCCGAGTTGCTGGAATTCCTCGGCCCGATGGCGGTGAACGGCAGGCTGCCGCGCTGGACCGACTGGTGGGACGAGGCAGACATCGCACCCATGTTCTCTGATCCGATGGTGCGGCAGACAGTCATTGAGGAGCAGCCCACCCTGCCGCTGTCCTACTACGAGCAGCACATCCCGGTCCCCGACGGCTGGGACGACCATCCCTGCTCCTACTTGCTGTTCGGCCCTCCGTATGACGACCTTGCCGCCGAGGCACGCGAACGCGGCTGGCGCGTGGCACACCTGCCCGGCGCACACCTCCACCAGATCATCGATCCTGCGGGCAGCGCCCGGCACCTCGTCGAGCTCGCCACTACGACTTGATCCACTTCCGATACCCGCCCTGGTTCCCGGGTTTTCCGGGGTTCCCCGGGTTCCCGGGGTGCTTGTCCCAGAAGTCGGCGAGGGCGCCGGCCGTCGGCAGCGGCTGGTCCAGGTTCGGTGAGTGCTCGGCGCCCGGCACGACCGTCCGGTGCCCGCGCAGCTCCAGGGTCATGTCGTCCAGGAGGGTCACCGGCCAGGTGTCGTCGCGCGCGCCCGACAGGACGTGGAACGGCAGCGGGACGGCGGCGAGTTCGGCGACCCGGTTCGGCTCGACGCACAACTGGCGGCCGGTGACGAGGAGTTGGGCCGGCTTGTGGTTCAGCCAGCGCAGCCGGAGCTGCTCGGGTTCGCCGAAGCCGCGGGCCGGACCGCCGACCTCCTCCGGCGGACCCATCGCCAGGATCGCCTCCCACACCTGAGGCATCGTCATCACCGCGAGCGCGTCGTGCAGCAGCTTCACGCGCTGCTTCTGCGAGTCCGAGATCTCGGCCGGGCCCGAGGCGACGAGCGTGAACGAGACGAAGGGGGAGTGGTCGAGGAGGACGGCGGAGCGGGCGATCTGACCGCCCAGGGAGTGCCCGACGAGGTGCAGAGGCATGCCGAGGGCCGCCGCCTGCGCCAGCACGTCCCGGGCCAACTCCTCCTGGGCGTAGGGGGATTCGTCCTCGGCCGGTCCGTCGGACTCGTTCTGCCCGCGCCCGTCCACGGCGATGGTCCGGTAACCGCGGGCCGTGAGCGGCTCGTGCAGCTGGTGGAAGTCCTCCTTGCTCCCGGTGAAGCCGGGCAGCAGCAGCGCGACACCCCGCGGCGTGACACCGGCGGGCACGGGCGCGTCGACGACGGCGAACTCACCGCGCCCGGTCCGCAGGCGGTACGCACGCGCACCGGGGGGCGGGGGAAAGGGGGTGGTGAAGCTCGGCGTGGTCACGAGCCGAGGCTACCGGGAGGGCGCGCCGCGCGGCGTCGGCGGGATCCTTCTCCGGGAACGCCGACGGCCCGGCCCCTCACGGAGGAGGGACCGGGCCGCCGGACCGTCATGCCATGCCGGTCGATCAGCCGTCCGCGGGCTCCGCGGCGGCCGTCGCCTTGCGGGGGCGACGCACCCTCGGCTTCGCCTCGGCCTCGGCGGCGGGGGCCTCGGCCGGGGCCGGCGCGGTGGCGGCGGTCTTGCGGGTGCGGCGGGGCCTGGCGGGCTCCGCCTCCTGCGTGGCCTGGGCCGGGATGTCGGCCGTGGCCTTGGCCGCCGTCTTGCGGGTGCGGCGCGGCTTGGCCTCGGTGGCCTCCGCGACCGGCTCCGCCGTCGACGCCTCCGTCGCCGGGGCCGTGGCCTTGGCGACGGTCTTGCGGGTGCGGCGAGGCTTCGCCTCCGTACCCTCGGCCGTGTCGACCGCGGCCTCGGCCGGAGCCGCTGCCTTACGGGTGCGGCGGGGCTTGACCTCGGCCTCGGTGGCTTCCGGGGCTTCGACCGTAGCTGCGGCCGTGGCCGCCGCCGTCTTGCGCGTGCGGCGCGGCTTGGCCTCGGTGGCCTCGACCGTGTCCACGGCGGCTTCGGCCGGGGCCGTCGCCTTGCGGGTGGTGCGGCGGCGCGGCTTGGCCTCCGCGCCCTCGGCCGTGTCGATGGCTGCGTCGGCGGGAGCCGCGGCAGCGGCCGGAGCCGCTGCCTTACGGGTGCGGCGCGGCTTGGCGGGCTCCGCCTCCTGCGTGGCCTGGGCCGGGATGTCGGCCGTGGTGACCATCGTCTCGGGCTCGGCGGCCTTGCGGGTGGTGCGGCGGCGCGGCTTGGCCTCGGTCGCTTCGACGGTGTCGACGGCGGTCTCGGCGGTGGCGGCCGTCTTGCGGGTGCGGCGCGGCTTGGCCTCGGGCTCGACGGCCGTGGTGGCCTCCGGGGCCTCGACGGTCTCGACCACGGCTTCGGCCGGAGCGGTCGCCTTGCGGGTGGTGCGGCGGCGCGGCTTGGCCTCGGTCGCTTCGACGGCGGTCTCGGCGGTGGCGGCCGTCTTGCGGGTGCGGCGCGGCTTGGCCTCGGGCTCGACGGCCGTGGTGGCCTCCGGGGCCTCGACGGTCTCGACCACGGCTTCGGCCGGAGCCGTCGCCTTGCGGGTGCGACGACGCGGCTTGGCCTCCGTCACCTCAGCGACCTCGGGTGCCTCCGTGGCCTCCACCGTGTCGATGGCGGTCTCGGCGGCGGCCGTCTTGCGGGTACGGCGGCGGCGCGGCTGCGCCGGGATCTCCGGAGCGGTCTCCGCGGTGTCGAGGGCCGGGCGCTCCGCCGTCGTGACGGCCGCCTCGGCGGCCTCGGTGACGGGCTCGACGGCCATCTCACTGGTCGTCACAGCCGCCGCGACGGCGGCCTCCTGCCCGGACCCACTGCGCGTACGGCGCCGACGGCGCGGGGTGCGCGGGCCGGCGGCCTCCTCCGTCACGGACGTCGGCTCGGCCACGGGGGCCTGAACGGGGGCCTGCTCCGGCGCCGTGGTGGCGACGGGCGCCGACGTCGTGTCGAGCGGGGAGCCGTTGCGCGTACGGCGACGGCGACGCGGCGTACGGGCGGCACGCTCGCGCTCGTCGGCACCGGAACGCTCGCCGGCACCGGAACGGGAGTCGCCCCGGCCGCCGCGCTCGTTCCGGCCGCCGCGCTCGCCCCGGCCGCCGCGCTCGTTCCGGCCGCCCCGGTCACCGCGACCGCGCCCACCGCGGCCGCCCGGCTCGCCCAGGTCCTCCAGCTCCTCCGCGTCGAGCCCGGCACGGGTGCGCTCCGCGCGCGGCAGGACACCCTTGGTGCCCGCGGGGATGCCGAGCTCCTCGTAGAAGTGCGGGGAGGTGGAGTACGTCTCCGGCGGGTCGCTGAAGTCGAGCTCCAGCGCCTTGTTGATGAGCTGCCAGCGCGGGATGTCGTCCCAGTCGACGAGGGTGATCGCGATGCCCTTGGCGCCCGCGCGGCCGGTACGGCCGATGCGGTGCAGGTACGTCTTCTCGTCCTCGGGGGACTGGTAGTTGATGACGTGGGTGACGCCCTCGACGTCGATGCCGCGGGCGGCGACGTCGGTGCAGACGAGCACGTCGACCTTGCCGTTGCGGAAGGCGCGCAGGGCCTGCTCGCGGGCGCCCTGGCCGAGGTCGCCGTGGACCGCGCCGGAGGCGAAGCCGCGCTGCTGGAGCTGGTCGGCCAGATCGGCCGCAGTGCGCTTGGTACGGCAGAACACCATGACCAGGCCGCGGCCCTCGGCCTGCAGGATGCGCGCGACCATCTCGGGCTTGTCCATGTTGTGCGCGCGGTACACGTGCTGCTTGGTGTTCGCGACGGTCCTGCCCGCGTCGTCCGGCGACGTGGCGTTGATGTGCGTGGGCTGCGACATGTAGCGGCGCGCGAGGCTGATGACCGCGCCCGGCATGGTCGCCGAGAACAGCATGGTCTGACGCTTCACCGGAAGCATGTTGATGATCTTCTCGACGTCGGGCAGGAAGCCCAGGTCGAGCATCTCGTCGGCCTCGTCGAGGACGAGCGACTTGATGTGCTTGAGGTCGAGCTTCTTCTGGCCCGCGAGGTCCAGCAGTCGGCCCGGGGTGCCGACGACGACGTCGACGCCCTTCTTCAGGGCCTCGACCTGGGGCTCGTAGGCCCGGCCGCCGTAGATGGCGAGGACGCGCACGTTGCGCACCTTGCCCGCGGTCAGCAGGTCGTTGGTGACCTGCGTGCAGAGCTCGCGCGTAGGGACGACGACGAGGGCCTGCGGGGCGTCGGTGAGGGCCTCGGGCTTGGCGCGGCCGGCCTCGACGTCGGCGGGGACGGTCACGCGCTCGAGGAGCGGGAGGCCGAAGCCCAGCGTCTTGCCGGTGCCGGTCTTGGCCTGGCCGATGACGTCCGTGCCCGACAGGGCCACGGGGAGCGTCATCTCCTGGATGGGGAAGGGGGTGGTGATGCCGACGGCCTCAAGGGCCTCGGCGGTCTCGGAAAGGATTCCGAGCTCTCGAAACGTCGTAGTCAGGGTGCTGCCTCTTCTGTGTGCGCGGTGCGAGGCGAGCGCGGGGGTCTTTGACGGACCGTGCCGGGGGACGTCGGCTGCCCTACGGGCTGCCCTGGGGGCACTGCCGTATGGCACGGGACCTCTGCCGACGCTCTAGCGCTCGTACCGCTGAGGGGTTCCCTCCGATCGTCGTACGCACAGTGCCGTACGGTCAGGGAGGGCTGTCGGGTCGGAGCCGATCGGGCCACCGACCGGGCATCCTCATACGTGCGGCCCGTCGAATATTCGGCAGGCGCATTACCACCATACCCCGGAATCGTGCACACGCGATGGCCGATTCGGTCACGTTGTGGTTGTCACAGTGCCGGACGCGGTTCCGTACGTCTTCGTTGTCACACTGACTGACCAGGGACTTCCACCGTGCGGCGAGCGGGCTATTGTGCGCTTCATGACGACCTCTGACAAGCCTGAGAACACCACCACCGGAATCGCCGCCCAGGACTGGGCGAAGGCCTCCGCCGACCCGCAGTACCAGGCCGCGGTCGTGGACCTGCTGGGTGCGTTGGCGTACGGCGAGCTGGCGGCGTTCGAGCGGCTCGCGGAGGACGCCAAGCTGGCGCCCACGCTGGAGGACAAGGCGGAGCTGGCCAAGATGGCGTCCGCCGAGTTCCACCACTTCGAGCGGCTGCGCGACCGGCTCACGGAGATCGGCGAGGAGCCGACGCTGGCGATGGAGCCGTTCGTCGCCGCGCTCGACGGCTTCCACCGGCAGACGGCACCCTCGGACTGGCTGGAGGGCCTCGTCAAGGCGTACGTCGGCGACTCGATCGCCAGCGACTTCTACCGTGAGGTCGCGGCGCGCCTGGACAGCGACACCCGCGCCCTGGTGCTGGCCGTGCTCGACGACACCGGACACGCCGGCTTCGCCGTGGACCGGGTGCGTGCCGCGATCGACGCGGAGCCGCGAGTCGGCGGCCGGCTCGCGCTGTGGGCGAGGCGGCTGATGGGCGAGGCCCTGTCGCAGTCCCAGCGGGTGGTCGCGGACCGCGACGCGCTGTCGACGATGCTCGTGGGCGGCGTCGCGGACGGCTTCGACCTCGCCGAGGTGGGCCGGATGTTCTCCCGGATCACCGAGGCGCACACGAAGCGGATGGCGGCGCTGGGGCTGGCGGCCTAAGGCGCACCCGCGCCCGGCTTACGCCGGGGCCGATCGTCGCCGGAGTCTGCCGGCCGGGCGCAGCAGCAGGGAGAGCGAGGCGGCGGAGACGATCGCCGCGCCGAGAAGGCTCGGCAGGATGGTGCCGGGGCCCAGCGCGCTGTGGGTGACGAAGTCACCGAACAGGGCTCCGGCGACTCCCGTCGCGAGGACGAGGGTGCGGACCGGCAGGCGGTGGGAGAGGCGGTGGACCGCCGTCCACGCGAGCACGATACCGAGCACAGCGGAGCCGAGCGCTTCCAAGATCATGTGGGTCCCTCCCGGACGGCGGGGCTGTGCGCCAAGGTCGTAGCCGGTCATACCCGTGACCTGCGGAATGCAATCCTCCTCTGTGGTCGAGTTGTGTTCCATCTGTGGAGAGAACGCCGACAGCGAACACGCGGGCGGACGGAAGAACGGAAGAGAGCCCGGCAGCCGGGCGGACGGAAGAGGGGCCCGGCGACCGAACGGTCACCGGGCCCCTCTTCGTCGCTTCGTCTACAGTGCGCCGAAGCCCACCTTGCGCGGGGCGGGCTCGCCCAGCTCGACGTAGGCCAGACGGTCGGCCGGAACCAGGACCTTGCGGCCGTGCTGGTCCACGAGGCTGAGCAGCTGCGACTTCCCGGCCAGTGCCTCGGCCACCACGCGCTCGACCTCCTCGGGAGTCTGACCGCTCTCCAGAACGATCTCGCGAGGCGCGTGCAGCACGCCGATCTTGACCTCCACGGCTATGTCCCTCCGACGGTCATGAGGTGCGCGGGCGTCCGCGCCGTACGCTGCACACACTAGCCCGGTGAGGGGACGTACACGGTGCGGCCGTCCACGCCAGGAGCGAACAACGAGCGGGAACAAACGGCCGAGCGCCCCCGCGGGTCAGTGTTGATCGGTGCCGTGCAGCGGGAAACCGGCGATGCCCCGCCAGGCCAGCGAGGCCAGCAGCTGCACCGCCTGGTCGCGCGGGACGCTGCGGTCGCTGTGCAGCCAGGACCTGGCCACGACCTGCGCGAGGCCGCCCAGACCCGAGGCGAGCAGCATCGACTCCGCGCGCGAGAGGCCGGTGTCCTCGGCGATGACCTCGCAGATCGCCTCGGCGCACTCGGTGGTGACCTTGTCGACGCGCTCGCGCACCGCGGGCTCGTTCGTCAGGTCCGACTCGAAGACCAGACGGAAGGCGCCGCCGTCGTCCTCCACGTACGCGAAGTACGCGTCCATGGTGGCCCGCACGCGCTGCTTGTTGTCGCT
Coding sequences within it:
- a CDS encoding DUF6758 family protein; translated protein: MRGEPSCPKCGGRVRAPGLFSDSWQCDVHGTVHPLQPVIPPSVEALSVVVHRTQVPVWMPWPLPVGWLFTGVTYAGDDRSGGRATVVACSGPGPLGGMGELILVAEELGVGLGARYAGVDGPDPGPYMSVEKPPQAKVLAGGRPTPLWHVSATPDDRAVFAGEARGLWLWAVVWPEQSGLLMYDELVLTDLRDAGAEVELVPCGALSPRLLKP
- a CDS encoding PHP domain-containing protein, whose amino-acid sequence is MRIDLHCHSTASDGTDTPAELVRNAAAAGLDVVALTDHDTTRGCAEAVAALPQGLTLVTGAELSCRIDGISMHMLAYLFDPEEPALLAERELVRDDRVPRARGMVARLNELGVPVTWEQVARIAGEGSVGRPHVATALVELGVVPTVSDAFTEDWLADGGRAYVEKHETDPFEAIRLVKGAGGVTVFAHPGADKRGRTVPESAIAELAAAGLDGIEVDHMDHGADTRARLRGLAADLGLLVTGSSDYHGSRKTCVLGEYTTDPEVYGEITRRATGAFPVPGTGGA
- a CDS encoding MarC family protein, with amino-acid sequence MFDVAVFGSLFLTLFVIMDPPGITPIFLALTAGRPGKVQKRMAFQAVCVAGGVIAVFGLLGHQILDYLHVSVPALMIAGGLLLLLIALDLLTGKTDEPKQTKDVNVALVPLGMPLLAGPGAIVSVILAVQKADGVASQVSVWTAILAIHVVLWLVMRYSLLIIRVIKDGGVVLVTRLAGMMLSAIAVQQIINGVTQVVRAS
- a CDS encoding NYN domain-containing protein — protein: MNDDLPALAARIDRTNELLTRMLAEVAKTPSTHAIFVDAGYLYAAAGRLVAGTEDRRAFDLDAEGLIEALIDRARSIFADSRLLRVYWYDGARRRIHTAEQQSIAELPDVKVRLGNLNANNQQKGVDSLIRTDLESLARHRAISDAALLGGDEDLVSAVEAAQGYGARVHLWGIEAPEGRNQAEPLLWEVDSQRTLDLDFFKPYVARRTAPTYETTSASRPTREAVRFAGAQIAAKWLAARGREALAELLPGHPYLPGSVDQDLLVEAEGILQYSLRGQADLRRVLRDGFWEHVQTQY
- a CDS encoding alpha/beta hydrolase, giving the protein MQPIFVLVHSPSVGPSTWRPVAEHLTAAGYQVRVPSLLHIGAGAPPFWPRIVDAVRDDLRQVSAGSPVTLVAHSNAGLFLPVIRAGLDHPVTSSIFVDAALPARIGPTSVASPELLEFLGPMAVNGRLPRWTDWWDEADIAPMFSDPMVRQTVIEEQPTLPLSYYEQHIPVPDGWDDHPCSYLLFGPPYDDLAAEARERGWRVAHLPGAHLHQIIDPAGSARHLVELATTT
- a CDS encoding alpha/beta fold hydrolase; this translates as MTTPSFTTPFPPPPGARAYRLRTGRGEFAVVDAPVPAGVTPRGVALLLPGFTGSKEDFHQLHEPLTARGYRTIAVDGRGQNESDGPAEDESPYAQEELARDVLAQAAALGMPLHLVGHSLGGQIARSAVLLDHSPFVSFTLVASGPAEISDSQKQRVKLLHDALAVMTMPQVWEAILAMGPPEEVGGPARGFGEPEQLRLRWLNHKPAQLLVTGRQLCVEPNRVAELAAVPLPFHVLSGARDDTWPVTLLDDMTLELRGHRTVVPGAEHSPNLDQPLPTAGALADFWDKHPGNPGNPGKPGNQGGYRKWIKS
- a CDS encoding DEAD/DEAH box helicase, whose translation is MTLPVALSGTDVIGQAKTGTGKTLGFGLPLLERVTVPADVEAGRAKPEALTDAPQALVVVPTRELCTQVTNDLLTAGKVRNVRVLAIYGGRAYEPQVEALKKGVDVVVGTPGRLLDLAGQKKLDLKHIKSLVLDEADEMLDLGFLPDVEKIINMLPVKRQTMLFSATMPGAVISLARRYMSQPTHINATSPDDAGRTVANTKQHVYRAHNMDKPEMVARILQAEGRGLVMVFCRTKRTAADLADQLQQRGFASGAVHGDLGQGAREQALRAFRNGKVDVLVCTDVAARGIDVEGVTHVINYQSPEDEKTYLHRIGRTGRAGAKGIAITLVDWDDIPRWQLINKALELDFSDPPETYSTSPHFYEELGIPAGTKGVLPRAERTRAGLDAEELEDLGEPGGRGGRGRGDRGGRNERGGRGERGGRNERGGRGDSRSGAGERSGADERERAARTPRRRRRTRNGSPLDTTSAPVATTAPEQAPVQAPVAEPTSVTEEAAGPRTPRRRRRTRSGSGQEAAVAAAVTTSEMAVEPVTEAAEAAVTTAERPALDTAETAPEIPAQPRRRRTRKTAAAETAIDTVEATEAPEVAEVTEAKPRRRTRKATAPAEAVVETVEAPEATTAVEPEAKPRRTRKTAATAETAVEATEAKPRRRTTRKATAPAEAVVETVEAPEATTAVEPEAKPRRTRKTAATAETAVDTVEATEAKPRRRTTRKAAEPETMVTTADIPAQATQEAEPAKPRRTRKAAAPAAAAAPADAAIDTAEGAEAKPRRRTTRKATAPAEAAVDTVEATEAKPRRTRKTAAATAAATVEAPEATEAEVKPRRTRKAAAPAEAAVDTAEGTEAKPRRTRKTVAKATAPATEASTAEPVAEATEAKPRRTRKTAAKATADIPAQATQEAEPARPRRTRKTAATAPAPAEAPAAEAEAKPRVRRPRKATAAAEPADG
- a CDS encoding ferritin-like fold-containing protein, encoding MRFMTTSDKPENTTTGIAAQDWAKASADPQYQAAVVDLLGALAYGELAAFERLAEDAKLAPTLEDKAELAKMASAEFHHFERLRDRLTEIGEEPTLAMEPFVAALDGFHRQTAPSDWLEGLVKAYVGDSIASDFYREVAARLDSDTRALVLAVLDDTGHAGFAVDRVRAAIDAEPRVGGRLALWARRLMGEALSQSQRVVADRDALSTMLVGGVADGFDLAEVGRMFSRITEAHTKRMAALGLAA
- a CDS encoding DUF3107 domain-containing protein codes for the protein MEVKIGVLHAPREIVLESGQTPEEVERVVAEALAGKSQLLSLVDQHGRKVLVPADRLAYVELGEPAPRKVGFGAL
- a CDS encoding TetR/AcrR family transcriptional regulator, with product MTAIEQTEAARPRGTRLPRRARRNQLLGAAQEVFVAQGYHSAAMDDIAERAGVSKPVLYQHFPGKLDLYLALLDQHCESLIQAVRGALASTSDNKQRVRATMDAYFAYVEDDGGAFRLVFESDLTNEPAVRERVDKVTTECAEAICEVIAEDTGLSRAESMLLASGLGGLAQVVARSWLHSDRSVPRDQAVQLLASLAWRGIAGFPLHGTDQH